In Mobula birostris isolate sMobBir1 chromosome 15, sMobBir1.hap1, whole genome shotgun sequence, the following proteins share a genomic window:
- the pdf gene encoding peptide deformylase, mitochondrial, whose translation MLRFRALSRSLYSLGGTLCPVAELVLGFGFGPGPARGYNVKRRTYWQVLQRWLRGPPTPPFRRPCLVGAPVLRAVAAAVSPEQVRGPEVQRLVAALVAALRRADAVGLSAPQLGVPLRVLVVEVPERIVQDQPPRLCLARDMKAVPLRVLINPQLRVLDSRTVLLPEACHSVPGFSACVARHRAVEVTGLDEHGEPVCWEATGWTSRILQHEVDHLNGQLFIDRMDSRTFQNLHWMEELE comes from the exons ATGTTACGGTTCCGCGCGCTCTCCCGTTCCTTGTACTCATTGGGTGGAACGTTATGTCCAGTTGCGGAGCTGGTGCTCGGGTTCGGTTTCGGCCCCGGCCCAGCGCGGGGCTACAATGTGAAGCGGCGGACTTACTGGCAGGTGCTGCAGAGGTGGCTCCGCGGCCCGCCGACTCCGCCTTTCCGGCGGCCGTGCTTGGTCGGGGCGCCGGTGTTGCGCGCTGTGGCGGCGGCCGTGTCCCCGGAGCAGGTTCGCGGGCCCGAAGTTCAGCGACTGGTGGCGGCACTCGTGGCCGCGCTGCGCCGGGCTGACGCGGTGGGACTGAGCGCGCCGCAGCTCGGAGTCCCCCTTCGGGTGCTGGTGGTCGAGGTACCCGAGCGCATCGTACAGGACCAGCCGCCGCGTCTCTGCCTAGCCCGAGACATGAAGGCCGTCCCGCTCCGGGTCCTCATCAACCCGCAGCTCCGCGTCCTCGACTCACGGACCGTCCTGTTGCCCGAGGCCTGTCACAGCGTCCCCGGCTTCTCCGCCTGCGTGGCCCGGCACCGCGCCGTCGAGGTTACAG GACTGGACGAGCACGGGGAGCCAGTGTGCTGGGAGGCGACAGGTTGGACGTCGCGGATTCTGCAGCATGAGGTGGACCATCTGAACGGGCAGCTCTTCATCGACAGGATGGACAGCAGAACCTTCCAGAACCTGCACTGGATGGAGGAGCTGGAGTGA